From Rhizobium sp. NZLR1, a single genomic window includes:
- a CDS encoding chromosome segregation SMC family protein — MKFNKLRLVGFKSFVEPTEFIIERGLTGVVGPNGCGKSNLVEALRWVMGENSYKNMRASGMDDVIFSGSGNRPARNTAEVALYLDNATRTAPAAFNDSDEIQVTRRIEREQGSLYRINGKESRAKDVQLLFADASTGARSPSMVGQGRIGELIQAKPQARRQLLEEAAGISGLHSRRHEAELRLRAAEGNLERLDDVTSQLESQIESLKRQARQANRFKTLSADIRAREAMLLHIRWVQAKEAEAEADSALNQATVVVAEKAQAQMEAAKNQAIASLKLPELREGEARAAAALQRLQIARSQLEEDVGRILRRRDELTRRLAQLGEDIRREERLVADNAVILARLDAEEAEISEVLADSGRYAEETREAFEGAAAKLADSERIFTQLTAERAEAAAGRNQLERAIRDLADRRMRLERQMNEANHELATIGDKIAGLPDPDEKRAIVEAGEIALADAEAAVQLVEQALAAARQTEALARAPVDQARSSLNALETEARTISRMLAAGAAAGEFPPVADELKVDRGFETALGAALGDDLESPLAAEAPAHWSDNGDGAGDPALPSGVTPLLAHISAPAALTRRLRQIGLVGEGDAERLMAALQPGQRLVTKDGAVYRWDGHVTGADAPSAAALRLAQKNRLAELEGEAALARDVLAEAEERQAAAADAIRGEERRLAEARDMSRLSSRHLAEARDALGAAERASGDLIRRRDVVSEAVSQLGAQLEEVAIQEENARIELEDAPDLTAIDERLRYQQAEVATDRGALAESRARHESLARENEARQRRILAIGQERETWRQRAASAEEHVATLREREEEAREEAAELELAPDEFDDKRRALMSELQKAEEARRNAGDLLAEAERIQREADHKATTALSELAECRERRGRAEERLVSAREKRQEGESRIREVLNVAPHEALQLTGRPAMQALPDPREVERELERLRIERERLGAVNLRADEEQKELSDKLEALIRERDDVIDAIRKLRGAIQSLNREGRERLIAAFDIVNAQFKRLFTHLFGGGTAELQLIESDDPLEAGLEILARPPGKKPQTMTLLSGGEQALTAMALIFAVFLTNPAPICVLDEVDAPLDDHNVERYCNLMDEMAASTETRFVIITHNPITMARMNRLFGVTMAEQGVSTLVSVDLQTAERLREIA; from the coding sequence ATGAAGTTCAACAAGCTGCGCCTGGTCGGCTTCAAATCCTTCGTCGAGCCGACGGAATTCATCATCGAGCGGGGGCTGACCGGCGTCGTCGGCCCGAACGGCTGCGGCAAGTCCAACCTCGTCGAGGCGCTGCGCTGGGTGATGGGCGAGAATTCCTACAAGAACATGCGCGCCTCCGGCATGGACGACGTGATCTTTTCGGGCTCGGGAAACCGCCCGGCCCGCAACACCGCCGAAGTGGCGCTCTATCTCGACAATGCAACGCGCACCGCGCCTGCCGCCTTCAACGACAGCGACGAGATCCAGGTCACCCGCCGCATCGAGCGTGAACAGGGTTCGCTCTACCGCATCAACGGCAAGGAAAGCCGCGCCAAGGACGTGCAACTGCTGTTTGCCGACGCCTCCACCGGCGCCCGTTCGCCCTCGATGGTCGGGCAGGGGCGGATCGGCGAGCTGATCCAGGCAAAGCCGCAGGCCCGCCGCCAGCTGCTGGAAGAGGCGGCCGGCATCTCGGGCCTGCATTCCCGCCGCCACGAGGCCGAATTGCGGCTGCGGGCCGCCGAGGGCAATCTCGAGCGTCTCGACGACGTCACCTCGCAGCTCGAAAGCCAGATCGAGAGCCTGAAGCGGCAGGCCCGCCAGGCAAACCGCTTCAAGACGCTGTCTGCCGATATCCGCGCCCGCGAGGCGATGCTCTTGCATATTCGCTGGGTGCAGGCCAAGGAAGCTGAGGCCGAGGCGGACAGCGCGCTGAACCAGGCGACGGTCGTCGTCGCCGAAAAGGCGCAAGCCCAGATGGAGGCGGCGAAGAACCAGGCCATCGCCAGCTTGAAGCTACCGGAACTGCGCGAGGGTGAGGCGCGCGCCGCCGCCGCTCTGCAGCGGTTGCAGATCGCCCGAAGCCAGCTGGAGGAGGATGTCGGCCGCATTCTGCGCCGCCGCGACGAGCTGACACGCCGTCTCGCCCAGCTTGGCGAGGATATCCGCCGCGAGGAGCGACTAGTCGCCGACAATGCCGTTATCCTGGCAAGGCTCGATGCCGAAGAGGCCGAGATTTCCGAAGTGCTGGCCGATTCCGGCCGTTATGCCGAGGAAACCCGCGAGGCCTTCGAGGGAGCGGCGGCAAAACTTGCCGACAGCGAACGCATCTTCACCCAGCTGACCGCCGAGCGCGCCGAGGCCGCTGCCGGCCGCAACCAGCTGGAGCGCGCCATCCGCGATCTCGCTGACCGCAGGATGCGCCTCGAACGCCAGATGAATGAGGCCAACCACGAACTCGCAACCATCGGCGACAAGATCGCCGGCCTGCCTGACCCGGATGAAAAACGCGCCATCGTCGAGGCCGGTGAAATCGCGCTCGCCGACGCCGAAGCCGCCGTCCAGCTCGTCGAGCAGGCGCTTGCCGCCGCCCGCCAGACCGAGGCGCTGGCGCGCGCGCCGGTCGATCAGGCCCGCTCGAGCCTCAATGCGCTGGAAACCGAGGCCCGCACCATTTCCCGCATGCTCGCCGCTGGTGCCGCTGCCGGCGAATTCCCGCCGGTTGCCGATGAGCTGAAGGTCGATCGCGGCTTCGAAACAGCACTCGGTGCTGCCCTCGGCGACGATCTGGAATCGCCGCTCGCTGCCGAGGCCCCGGCCCATTGGTCTGACAATGGCGATGGCGCCGGCGACCCGGCACTGCCATCCGGCGTCACGCCGCTGCTTGCCCATATCAGCGCGCCCGCCGCACTCACCCGCCGCCTGCGCCAGATCGGCCTGGTCGGGGAAGGGGACGCAGAGCGCCTGATGGCGGCGCTGCAGCCCGGCCAGCGGCTGGTGACGAAAGACGGCGCCGTCTACCGCTGGGACGGCCACGTGACAGGCGCCGACGCCCCGAGCGCTGCAGCCCTTCGCCTTGCCCAGAAAAACCGCCTGGCCGAGCTCGAAGGCGAGGCAGCCCTTGCCCGCGACGTGCTTGCCGAAGCCGAGGAGCGGCAGGCCGCCGCCGCTGATGCGATCCGCGGCGAAGAACGACGGCTTGCCGAGGCCCGCGACATGAGCCGGCTGTCCTCCCGTCATCTCGCCGAGGCGCGCGATGCGCTTGGAGCCGCCGAGCGGGCCTCTGGCGATCTGATCCGCCGCCGCGATGTCGTCAGCGAGGCGGTCAGCCAGCTGGGCGCGCAGCTGGAGGAGGTCGCCATCCAGGAAGAGAATGCCCGCATCGAGCTGGAGGACGCGCCCGATCTCACCGCGATCGACGAGCGGCTGCGCTACCAGCAGGCGGAGGTGGCGACCGATCGCGGCGCGCTGGCCGAAAGCCGCGCTCGCCACGAAAGCCTTGCCCGGGAAAATGAAGCCCGCCAGCGCCGCATCCTGGCGATCGGCCAGGAGCGCGAGACCTGGCGCCAGCGGGCGGCAAGTGCTGAAGAGCACGTCGCCACGCTGCGCGAACGCGAGGAAGAGGCGCGCGAAGAGGCAGCCGAGCTCGAATTGGCGCCGGACGAATTCGACGACAAGCGCCGCGCTTTGATGAGCGAATTGCAGAAGGCCGAGGAGGCGCGCCGCAACGCCGGCGATCTTCTGGCCGAGGCCGAACGCATCCAGCGCGAGGCCGACCACAAGGCGACCACCGCACTGTCGGAACTTGCCGAATGCCGTGAACGCCGCGGCCGCGCCGAGGAGCGCCTGGTTTCCGCCCGCGAGAAGCGCCAGGAAGGCGAAAGCCGCATCCGCGAGGTCCTGAATGTCGCCCCGCACGAAGCGCTGCAGCTGACCGGGCGTCCGGCCATGCAGGCGCTTCCCGACCCGCGCGAGGTCGAGCGCGAGCTGGAGCGCCTCAGGATCGAGCGCGAGCGGCTCGGCGCCGTCAACCTGCGCGCCGACGAGGAACAGAAGGAGCTGAGTGACAAGCTCGAAGCGCTGATCAGGGAACGCGACGACGTCATCGACGCGATCCGCAAGCTGCGCGGCGCCATCCAGAGCCTCAACCGCGAGGGCCGCGAACGGCTGATCGCCGCCTTCGACATCGTCAATGCCCAGTTCAAGCGGCTGTTCACCCATCTTTTCGGCGGCGGCACCGCCGAGCTGCAGCTGATCGAATCCGACGACCCGCTGGAAGCCGGCCTCGAAATCCTGGCCCGGCCGCCGGGCAAGAAGCCGCAGACCATGACGCTGCTCTCAGGCGGCGAACAGGCGCTGACGGCGATGGCGCTGATCTTTGCCGTCTTCCTCACCAATCCGGCGCCGATCTGCGTGCTCGACGAAGTCGACGCGCCGCTCGACGACCACAATGTCGAGCGCTACTGCAACCTGATGGACGAAATGGCGGCGTCGACCGAAACCCGCTTCGTCATCATCACCCACAATCCGATCACCATGGCCCGCATGAACCGCCTCTTCGGCGTCACCATGGCCGAGCAGGGCGTCTCCACCCTCGTCTCCGTCGACCTGCAGACCGCCGAGCGCCTGCGCGAGATCGCCTGA